In Thermocrinis minervae, a single genomic region encodes these proteins:
- a CDS encoding enoyl-CoA hydratase-related protein, producing the protein MKGEPPGKVLAVRDETVCIATLDGAVWITHLREKGRDSIKLPALRVLHDVYAKEIPLKPWESYEGRTYREIIYWEEKGIGNIEFNFYNGAMSTEQCQRLLETIRYAKKRPVDVIILWGSEDFWSNGMNLNTIENAESPADESWRNINAMDDLCEEMIRSVDKFFVCSMQGNAGAGGVFLALAGDLVIARSSVVLNPHYKNIGNLYGSEFWTYLLPKRVGWDVSRQIMENRLPISARKAQEIGLIDVVFDGDPKTFRSKVMDSVKKLIYEGK; encoded by the coding sequence TTGAAAGGTGAGCCACCGGGTAAGGTTTTAGCCGTTAGAGATGAGACTGTATGCATAGCAACCCTGGATGGAGCCGTTTGGATAACCCATCTAAGAGAGAAGGGTAGGGATTCTATAAAGCTGCCAGCGTTAAGGGTGTTACATGATGTGTATGCTAAAGAAATACCGCTAAAACCTTGGGAGAGCTATGAAGGGAGGACATACAGAGAGATAATCTACTGGGAAGAAAAGGGCATAGGAAACATTGAGTTTAACTTCTACAACGGAGCCATGAGTACAGAGCAGTGCCAAAGACTTTTGGAAACTATAAGATATGCCAAGAAGAGGCCGGTGGATGTAATCATACTGTGGGGTTCGGAGGACTTTTGGTCAAACGGTATGAACTTAAACACCATTGAAAACGCAGAAAGTCCAGCCGATGAGTCGTGGAGAAACATAAACGCTATGGATGACCTATGTGAAGAGATGATCAGAAGTGTGGATAAGTTTTTTGTATGCTCAATGCAGGGAAATGCTGGGGCGGGTGGTGTATTCCTAGCTCTAGCTGGAGACTTGGTAATAGCGAGAAGTTCTGTAGTTTTAAATCCTCATTACAAGAACATAGGTAACCTCTACGGATCCGAATTTTGGACTTATCTGCTTCCTAAAAGAGTTGGTTGGGATGTCAGCAGACAAATAATGGAAAATAGACTGCCTATCAGCGCAAGAAAAGCTCAGGAGATTGGCCTTATTGATGTTGTCTTTGATGGGGACCCTAAGACGTTTAGGAGTAAGGTCATGGATTCTGTAAAAAAACTTATCTATGAAGGAAAATAG
- a CDS encoding 2-oxoacid:acceptor oxidoreductase family protein — protein sequence MMRKRVNIRMPALGGQGAVTAAHIIATAADYEGYYAVSNPFFGAEKRMAPAESYARIGVEPIFDRGEVVYPDVIMVFHPQVITMGKSYTMPFYSGIKKNGLIIINSEEDLLTDEDKEFLASLNVKVLNFSATKFAIDIAGTELSTNMAMIGALFGAIGNISIEAIEEGIKSRFLKKFVASGGTASLDSALERKFKKKLELIQKNLETAKAAYEFAKKWAQEQGLEPFLPPPPKKVAV from the coding sequence ATGATGAGGAAGAGGGTAAACATAAGGATGCCAGCTCTGGGTGGCCAAGGCGCGGTTACAGCCGCCCACATTATAGCAACCGCTGCAGACTACGAAGGTTATTACGCTGTTTCGAACCCCTTCTTTGGCGCTGAGAAGAGGATGGCGCCCGCCGAAAGCTATGCAAGGATAGGGGTAGAGCCCATCTTTGACAGGGGAGAAGTGGTCTATCCAGACGTCATTATGGTCTTTCACCCACAGGTCATAACCATGGGTAAATCCTACACCATGCCCTTCTACTCTGGCATAAAGAAGAATGGTCTGATAATCATAAACTCTGAAGAAGACCTTCTGACGGATGAAGACAAGGAGTTTCTAGCTTCCTTGAACGTAAAAGTGCTAAACTTTTCAGCCACCAAATTTGCCATAGACATAGCCGGAACAGAGCTCTCCACCAACATGGCCATGATAGGAGCCCTTTTTGGCGCTATAGGAAACATCAGTATAGAAGCTATAGAGGAAGGAATAAAGTCCAGGTTCCTCAAGAAGTTCGTAGCCTCTGGTGGAACGGCTTCATTGGACTCGGCCCTCGAAAGGAAGTTTAAGAAGAAGCTTGAGCTTATTCAGAAAAACCTGGAAACAGCTAAAGCCGCTTACGAGTTTGCCAAAAAGTGGGCCCAAGAACAGGGCCTAGAGCCCTTCCTACCGCCACCGCCAAAAAAGGTAGCTGTCTAA
- a CDS encoding type III PLP-dependent enzyme, which translates to MVAGSVDYLKIQFDYSRRYFNEFISDRPHLKDYLKPDETPTLLIDLKGVKSRYIEIKYHLPFVKIYYAVKANDHISIISSLAELGSGFEIASTEELKKVLSFGVSPDRIISSNPIKPMDFIEYAYRHGVDRFAVDSFVEVDKISKVAKRSRVYVRIVVPNEGSEWPLSKKFGLDIDTALEVLEYAKDKGLIPYGITFHVGSQCNNYRNWFIAIKLASELWEKARRKGINLQVLNMGGGLPVRYMYEALRVEDIAYYVKGLLQKYFPKLPHEVQMEPGRGVVGDQGIMITRVIGKAKRGEEHWLYIDTGVFNGLAEALGGIRYPFYVEREGPLKEWTIGGVSCDSMDVVAKSVALPEPEVGDYVYILSAGAYTNVYASNFNGFPAPKIVAV; encoded by the coding sequence ATGGTTGCAGGTTCTGTAGACTACCTTAAGATACAGTTTGATTACTCAAGAAGGTACTTCAACGAGTTTATTTCCGACAGGCCTCATCTTAAGGACTACCTTAAGCCTGATGAAACCCCTACCCTCCTTATAGACCTCAAAGGTGTAAAGAGTAGATACATAGAAATAAAGTACCACCTGCCTTTTGTTAAAATTTACTATGCAGTAAAGGCCAACGACCACATATCCATAATAAGCTCCCTGGCCGAGCTCGGTTCTGGGTTTGAAATAGCCTCCACAGAAGAGCTCAAGAAAGTTCTTTCTTTTGGTGTATCACCCGACAGGATAATTTCTAGCAATCCCATAAAACCCATGGACTTTATAGAGTACGCATACAGACATGGTGTGGACAGGTTTGCGGTGGATTCCTTTGTCGAAGTGGACAAAATATCAAAAGTAGCAAAACGTTCAAGGGTTTACGTACGTATAGTAGTACCTAATGAAGGCAGTGAATGGCCCCTTTCTAAGAAATTTGGTTTAGACATAGATACAGCTCTTGAAGTACTTGAATATGCCAAAGACAAAGGTCTCATCCCGTATGGAATAACCTTTCACGTAGGTTCTCAGTGCAACAATTACAGAAACTGGTTCATAGCTATAAAGCTGGCCAGCGAGCTATGGGAGAAGGCAAGAAGGAAGGGTATAAACCTTCAAGTGCTAAACATGGGTGGTGGACTGCCCGTAAGGTACATGTACGAGGCCTTAAGGGTGGAGGATATAGCCTATTACGTGAAGGGACTTCTTCAAAAGTATTTCCCTAAGTTACCCCACGAGGTGCAGATGGAACCTGGAAGAGGTGTGGTGGGAGACCAGGGCATCATGATCACTAGGGTCATAGGAAAGGCCAAGAGGGGTGAAGAGCATTGGCTCTACATAGATACGGGTGTCTTCAACGGTCTTGCCGAAGCTCTGGGTGGTATAAGGTATCCCTTCTACGTAGAGAGGGAAGGTCCTTTAAAAGAGTGGACAATAGGGGGTGTATCATGTGACAGTATGGACGTGGTGGCCAAAAGCGTAGCTCTACCTGAGCCTGAGGTAGGGGACTACGTTTACATCCTATCTGCCGGAGCTTACACGAACGTCTACGCTTCTAACTTTAACGGTTTTCCCGCTCCAAAGATAGTTGCAGTCTAA
- the bioA gene encoding adenosylmethionine--8-amino-7-oxononanoate transaminase: protein MLDPKTLENWDKTYFWHPFTQMKVYREEENLIFERGEGVYLYDIYGRRFIDAISSLWCNVHGHNHPKLNQALIEQLQKVAHTTTLGSSNVPAILLAKKLVDITPSCLTKVFYSEDGAEAVEIAIKLAYQYWRNLGERRKVFVTLSEAYHGDTIGSVSVGGIDLFHGTYKDLLFETVKIPSPYLFCKEKYGRLCDECKEELLSILEKVLKERSDVVAVILEAGIQAAAGMLPFPKGFLKGVRELTKKYGVLMIVDEVATGFGRTGSMFYCQQEDVCPDFMCLGKGITGGYLPLAATLTTEEVFNAFLSEFGEKKHFYHGHTYTGNNLACAVALANIELFEEEKTLEKLQHKIEYLTKRLEEFWDLDHVGDVRQLGFMAGIELVEDKKTGRPYPYGERTGFKVAYKCREKGVFLRPLGDVMVLMMPLVINTDQMDTVIDALKWAISTL from the coding sequence ATGCTGGACCCAAAGACCTTAGAAAATTGGGACAAGACCTATTTCTGGCATCCTTTTACTCAGATGAAGGTCTACAGGGAAGAAGAGAATCTTATTTTTGAAAGAGGAGAGGGCGTATACCTATACGATATATATGGGCGGAGGTTTATAGACGCCATATCTTCTCTATGGTGCAACGTCCACGGACATAATCACCCTAAGTTAAACCAAGCACTTATAGAACAACTTCAAAAAGTGGCTCACACTACAACCCTTGGAAGTTCAAACGTACCTGCCATACTCCTCGCCAAGAAGCTAGTAGACATAACACCTTCTTGCCTTACCAAAGTCTTCTACTCAGAGGATGGAGCTGAAGCCGTGGAGATAGCCATAAAGCTCGCATACCAGTACTGGAGAAACCTAGGAGAGAGAAGGAAGGTTTTCGTAACTTTGTCGGAAGCCTACCATGGAGACACTATAGGCTCTGTGAGCGTAGGCGGTATAGATCTATTCCATGGCACATACAAAGACCTTCTGTTTGAAACAGTAAAGATTCCTTCTCCTTACTTATTCTGTAAAGAGAAGTACGGAAGGCTATGCGATGAGTGTAAGGAAGAGCTTCTGTCCATTCTAGAAAAGGTGCTAAAAGAGAGGTCTGATGTGGTGGCTGTTATATTGGAAGCTGGCATACAGGCAGCCGCTGGCATGTTACCCTTCCCAAAAGGATTTTTAAAAGGGGTAAGGGAACTCACTAAGAAGTACGGTGTGTTGATGATAGTGGACGAGGTGGCCACAGGTTTTGGAAGGACGGGTAGCATGTTTTACTGCCAGCAAGAAGATGTGTGCCCTGACTTTATGTGTCTCGGGAAGGGAATAACGGGGGGTTACTTACCACTGGCGGCAACCCTGACCACCGAGGAGGTCTTTAATGCCTTCCTGAGTGAGTTTGGCGAGAAGAAACATTTCTACCATGGGCACACCTATACAGGTAACAACCTAGCATGCGCCGTAGCACTTGCCAACATAGAACTCTTTGAGGAAGAAAAAACCCTGGAGAAGCTCCAGCACAAGATAGAGTATCTTACAAAAAGGCTTGAGGAGTTTTGGGATCTGGACCACGTGGGGGACGTGCGCCAACTTGGCTTTATGGCAGGTATAGAGTTAGTAGAGGATAAGAAGACAGGTAGGCCCTACCCATATGGAGAAAGAACAGGCTTTAAAGTGGCCTACAAGTGTAGAGAAAAGGGAGTTTTCCTAAGACCTTTGGGAGATGTCATGGTACTCATGATGCCTTTGGTGATAAATACCGACCAGATGGACACCGTGATAGATGCACTAAAGTGGGCCATAAGCACCCTTTGA
- the rplN gene encoding 50S ribosomal protein L14: protein MIQRQTYCNVADNSGAKKVQVIGIPYAPRKYATLGDVVTVTVKSAAPNSPAKKGNIYRAVVVRTKKEVRRPDGSYIKFDDNAVVLLNQYGEPLGTRILGPIAREVRNRGFTKLASLAPEVV, encoded by the coding sequence ATGATACAGAGGCAGACTTACTGTAATGTTGCAGACAACTCTGGTGCCAAAAAAGTACAGGTTATAGGTATACCCTATGCGCCTAGGAAGTATGCCACCCTTGGTGACGTGGTAACGGTCACCGTCAAGAGCGCTGCCCCCAACAGCCCTGCCAAGAAGGGAAACATTTACAGGGCTGTTGTGGTCAGGACCAAGAAGGAGGTAAGGAGACCTGACGGAAGCTACATAAAGTTTGACGATAACGCGGTGGTGCTTCTCAACCAGTACGGAGAGCCCCTAGGAACACGTATCCTGGGACCAATAGCCAGAGAGGTCAGAAACAGAGGTTTTACTAAGCTTGCATCCTTGGCACCGGAGGTAGTCTGA